One Neisseria sp. Marseille-Q5346 genomic region harbors:
- a CDS encoding FeoA family protein: protein MSTIPLSRLKKGAVVHIDSIISNPVFGELDSLVTRRLADLGFSSGMPLQVIAVGGFGRGPFAVRLGNQSQFSLRLEEAGKIMCRIVEAV, encoded by the coding sequence ATGTCTACCATTCCTTTGTCGCGCCTGAAAAAAGGCGCAGTCGTCCATATTGATTCTATTATTTCCAACCCTGTTTTTGGTGAATTGGATTCCTTGGTAACCCGTCGTCTTGCGGATTTGGGTTTTTCCAGCGGAATGCCGTTGCAAGTGATTGCCGTGGGCGGTTTTGGAAGAGGACCGTTTGCAGTACGCTTGGGCAATCAATCCCAATTTTCCCTGCGGTTGGAAGAGGCCGGGAAGATTATGTGTCGTATCGTTGAGGCCGTTTAA
- a CDS encoding HU family DNA-binding protein, whose translation MNKSELIEAIAQEAGISKSAAQKALDATTNAVTNALKSGDTVTLVGFGTFYVGERAERQGRNPKTGEPLTIAAAKTPKFRAGKALKDAL comes from the coding sequence GTGAACAAGTCTGAATTGATCGAAGCAATTGCTCAAGAAGCCGGCATTTCCAAATCTGCTGCGCAAAAAGCTTTGGATGCTACTACTAATGCCGTAACCAACGCATTGAAAAGCGGCGACACTGTTACTCTGGTCGGTTTCGGTACTTTCTACGTCGGCGAACGCGCCGAACGTCAAGGCCGCAACCCAAAAACTGGCGAGCCTTTGACTATTGCTGCTGCTAAAACTCCTAAATTCCGTGCCGGTAAAGCATTGAAAGACGCTCTGTAA
- a CDS encoding YbeD family protein: MTDSTEKKSLIEFPCTFPVKVMGAVHPEFESAILETVRKHAPDTEPHHITTRPSSKGNYTSATVKVNVDNQEQLDNIYRDLTSHELVKVVL; the protein is encoded by the coding sequence ATGACAGACTCAACCGAAAAAAAATCACTGATTGAATTCCCTTGCACCTTTCCTGTAAAAGTCATGGGCGCAGTTCATCCCGAATTTGAATCCGCCATCTTGGAAACCGTGCGTAAACACGCTCCCGACACCGAGCCGCACCACATTACTACGCGCCCAAGCAGCAAAGGCAACTACACCAGCGCAACCGTCAAAGTAAATGTCGATAACCAAGAGCAGCTCGACAATATCTACCGCGACCTGACTTCACACGAATTGGTTAAAGTGGTGCTGTAA
- the lon gene encoding endopeptidase La, with product MPTKDKYFEEYSALATLPLRDVVVYPHMVLPLFVGRPKSIAALEAAMANDDPVFLLAQLDPNTEDPKAEDLHQTGTVAQVLQVLKLPDGTVKVLVEGIRRARALTVDETGGLFLSHVEAIDENSDKDNPEIEALRRTLLTQFEQYAKLNKKIPAEVISTISSIDDNSRLADTIAAHLQLKLEQRQYVLETAGIVERLEFLLAQLEAELDIMQVEKRIRGRVKRQMEKSQREYYLNEQVKAIQKELGEEDERDELDALENKIKEAGMSKEAEEKCLSELKKLKMMPPMSAESTVVRNYIDTLLELPWKKKSRVSKDIAKADLILNADHYGLEKVKERILEYLAVQKRMDKLKGPILCLVGPPGVGKTSLGESIAKATGRQYVRMALGGVRDESEIRGHRRTYIGSMPGKILQNMAKAGVKNPLFLLDEIDKMGSDFRGDPASALLEVLDPEQNNKFADHYAEVDYDLSDVMFIATSNSLNIPTPLLDRMEIIRLSGYTEDEKINIAMQYLVPKQMKRNGVKEGELVVDESAVRDIIRYYTREAGVRSLDREIAKICRKVVMQVTLNEDKKKASKSKTLSKAKPKAIKVTEKNLHDYLGVRRFDYGVAESENRIGQVTGLAWTEVGGELLTVEAVALPGKGTIQCTGQLGDVMKESVSAAWSVVRSRAESVGLAPDFYEKKDIHVHVPEGATPKDGPSAGIAMTLAMVSAFTKIPVRADVAMTGEITLRGEVLPIGGLKEKLLAALRGGIKHVLIPKDNVKDLEEIPENVKTGLTIHPVKWIDEVLALSLETQPEQWVAELAVAETVQTPKTKSRTKATKH from the coding sequence ATGCCGACAAAAGACAAATATTTTGAGGAATACAGTGCGCTGGCTACCTTGCCTTTGCGTGATGTCGTGGTGTATCCGCATATGGTATTGCCGCTGTTCGTCGGTCGTCCTAAATCGATTGCGGCCCTTGAGGCGGCAATGGCCAATGATGATCCGGTTTTCCTGTTAGCCCAGCTTGACCCTAATACAGAAGACCCTAAAGCTGAAGACTTGCACCAGACCGGTACAGTCGCCCAAGTTTTGCAGGTTTTGAAGCTGCCTGACGGTACGGTTAAAGTATTGGTAGAAGGTATCCGTCGTGCGCGCGCGTTGACGGTTGATGAAACAGGCGGATTGTTTTTGTCCCATGTTGAGGCGATTGATGAGAATAGCGACAAGGACAATCCCGAAATTGAGGCCTTGCGCCGTACTCTGCTGACTCAATTTGAGCAATATGCGAAATTGAACAAAAAAATCCCTGCCGAAGTTATCAGTACCATCAGCAGTATCGATGACAACAGCCGTCTTGCCGATACTATTGCCGCGCATTTGCAGCTGAAATTGGAGCAGCGTCAATATGTGCTGGAGACTGCCGGCATTGTTGAGCGTTTGGAATTTCTGCTGGCGCAGTTGGAAGCCGAACTCGATATCATGCAGGTCGAGAAACGCATCCGTGGCCGCGTGAAACGTCAAATGGAAAAATCCCAACGCGAGTATTACTTGAATGAGCAAGTGAAAGCGATTCAGAAAGAGTTGGGCGAAGAAGACGAGCGCGACGAGCTGGATGCTCTGGAAAACAAAATTAAAGAAGCAGGCATGAGCAAAGAGGCTGAAGAAAAATGTCTGTCTGAATTGAAAAAACTGAAAATGATGCCGCCAATGTCTGCGGAATCTACCGTCGTGCGCAACTATATCGATACTTTGCTTGAGCTGCCGTGGAAGAAAAAATCCCGTGTCAGCAAAGATATTGCCAAGGCTGATTTGATTTTGAATGCCGACCACTATGGTTTGGAAAAAGTCAAAGAGCGTATTTTGGAATATTTGGCTGTTCAAAAACGTATGGACAAGCTCAAAGGCCCGATTTTGTGTCTGGTGGGTCCTCCGGGGGTGGGTAAAACTTCCTTGGGTGAGTCGATTGCCAAAGCCACAGGCCGACAATATGTGCGTATGGCGTTGGGCGGCGTGCGTGATGAAAGCGAAATCCGAGGCCACCGCCGTACCTATATCGGCTCTATGCCGGGCAAAATCCTGCAAAACATGGCGAAAGCGGGTGTGAAAAATCCATTGTTCCTGCTGGATGAAATCGACAAGATGGGCAGCGATTTCCGCGGTGATCCGGCCAGTGCATTGCTTGAAGTGCTGGATCCTGAGCAAAACAACAAGTTCGCCGACCACTATGCCGAAGTCGATTATGATTTGAGCGATGTGATGTTTATTGCCACTTCAAACAGCTTGAATATCCCAACTCCGCTGCTTGACCGTATGGAAATTATTCGTCTGTCCGGTTATACGGAAGACGAAAAAATCAATATCGCTATGCAATACCTTGTGCCGAAACAAATGAAGCGCAATGGTGTGAAAGAGGGTGAGTTGGTGGTTGATGAAAGTGCTGTGCGCGATATTATCCGTTACTACACCCGCGAGGCCGGTGTCCGCTCGTTGGATCGTGAAATTGCCAAAATCTGCCGCAAAGTAGTGATGCAGGTTACCTTGAATGAGGACAAGAAAAAAGCGTCCAAATCCAAAACATTAAGCAAGGCTAAGCCTAAAGCGATTAAAGTTACTGAGAAAAATCTGCATGACTATTTGGGCGTGCGCCGTTTCGACTATGGTGTGGCCGAAAGCGAAAACCGCATCGGTCAGGTAACCGGTCTGGCTTGGACCGAAGTCGGTGGCGAGTTGTTGACTGTTGAGGCGGTTGCCTTGCCGGGCAAAGGTACGATTCAATGTACCGGCCAATTGGGCGATGTCATGAAAGAATCAGTATCGGCTGCATGGTCGGTTGTCCGTTCTCGTGCTGAATCAGTGGGTCTGGCTCCTGATTTTTACGAGAAGAAAGACATTCACGTCCATGTGCCTGAAGGTGCGACGCCGAAAGATGGTCCGAGCGCAGGTATTGCCATGACTTTGGCGATGGTTTCTGCCTTTACCAAAATTCCGGTGCGTGCGGATGTGGCGATGACCGGTGAAATCACTTTGCGTGGCGAAGTGTTGCCGATCGGCGGTTTGAAAGAAAAACTGCTGGCTGCTTTGCGCGGCGGCATCAAGCATGTATTGATTCCGAAAGACAACGTCAAAGATTTGGAAGAAATCCCTGAAAATGTCAAAACCGGTCTGACCATCCATCCGGTCAAATGGATTGATGAAGTGTTGGCTTTGAGTCTGGAAACTCAGCCTGAGCAATGGGTTGCCGAATTGGCAGTTGCCGAGACCGTGCAAACTCCTAAGACAAAGTCAAGAACAAAAGCAACCAAGCATTAA
- the lipA gene encoding lipoyl synthase, whose protein sequence is MSEEVKNDPKRGIKLKGADKTARIPIKVVPLEQKLKKPEWIRAKLPGKKFFEIKNILREQKMHTVCEEASCPNISECFTKGTATFMIMGDICTRRCPFCDVGHGRPNMLDPDEPKHLAESVKSMNLRYVVITSVDRDDLRDGGAQHFADCIKAIRETSPNTKIEILVPDFRGRLDIALEILAETPPDVMNHNLETHPSLYKKARPGANYQHSLELLRRYKEMMPHIPTKSGIMVGLGETDEDVREIMRDMRANNIEMITIGQYLQPSDGHLPVLRYVTPNQFKVFEKEAYELGFTNAAIGAMVRSSYHADEQAAEALRETHGGCSHH, encoded by the coding sequence ATGAGTGAAGAAGTAAAAAACGACCCCAAACGCGGCATCAAACTGAAAGGCGCAGACAAAACTGCACGTATTCCGATTAAAGTTGTTCCATTGGAACAAAAATTGAAAAAGCCCGAATGGATTCGCGCCAAATTACCGGGCAAGAAATTCTTTGAAATCAAAAATATTCTTCGCGAACAAAAAATGCATACCGTGTGCGAAGAAGCATCTTGTCCAAATATCAGCGAATGCTTTACCAAGGGTACAGCCACATTCATGATTATGGGCGATATTTGTACCCGCCGCTGCCCGTTCTGCGACGTTGGCCATGGTCGTCCCAATATGTTGGATCCTGACGAGCCTAAACACTTGGCCGAATCCGTTAAATCCATGAACCTGCGCTATGTCGTGATCACTTCCGTCGACCGTGACGACCTGCGAGATGGCGGCGCCCAACACTTCGCCGACTGCATTAAAGCCATCCGCGAAACCAGCCCGAATACCAAAATCGAAATCCTTGTTCCTGATTTCCGCGGCCGTCTGGATATCGCACTGGAAATCTTGGCAGAAACACCGCCCGACGTGATGAACCACAACTTGGAAACCCATCCAAGCCTGTATAAAAAAGCCCGTCCGGGTGCCAACTACCAACATTCCCTCGAGCTTCTGCGCCGCTACAAAGAAATGATGCCACATATCCCGACCAAATCCGGCATCATGGTCGGCTTGGGCGAAACAGACGAGGACGTGCGCGAAATCATGCGCGATATGCGTGCCAACAATATCGAGATGATTACCATCGGCCAATATCTGCAACCTTCAGACGGCCACTTGCCCGTCTTGCGCTATGTAACGCCCAACCAATTCAAAGTTTTTGAAAAAGAAGCATACGAATTAGGCTTTACCAATGCCGCCATCGGTGCAATGGTCCGCTCCAGCTACCATGCAGACGAACAAGCAGCCGAAGCATTGCGTGAAACCCACGGCGGTTGCAGCCATCACTAA
- the lipB gene encoding lipoyl(octanoyl) transferase LipB, producing the protein MKIVHKGLVDYLPTFEAMKAFNASRDENTEDELWVVEHPPVFTQGLAGKPEHLLIRDDIPVVQIDRGGQITYHGPGQLVVYTMINFKRRKTSVRHIVSALENSIIATLAEYGIEAAADPKRPGVYVGERKIASLGLRIKDGSVYHGLALNVNMDLSPFTHINPCGYAGMEMTQIADYVSPAPSLVEVSDKLTEHLQKELA; encoded by the coding sequence ATGAAAATCGTGCACAAAGGCTTGGTCGATTACCTGCCGACTTTCGAAGCCATGAAGGCATTTAATGCCTCGCGTGACGAAAACACCGAAGACGAATTATGGGTGGTCGAACATCCGCCCGTATTTACCCAAGGCTTGGCCGGAAAACCCGAACACCTCCTCATCCGCGACGATATTCCCGTTGTCCAAATTGACAGAGGAGGTCAAATTACCTATCACGGCCCAGGTCAATTGGTCGTCTATACGATGATCAATTTCAAACGCCGTAAAACCAGCGTCCGCCATATCGTTTCCGCACTTGAAAACAGCATTATCGCCACCTTGGCAGAATACGGCATCGAAGCAGCAGCCGATCCCAAACGCCCCGGCGTTTATGTCGGCGAGCGTAAAATCGCTTCCCTGGGCCTGCGTATCAAAGACGGCTCCGTTTACCACGGCTTGGCTCTCAATGTAAACATGGATTTAAGTCCGTTTACCCATATCAACCCCTGCGGTTATGCCGGTATGGAAATGACCCAAATTGCCGACTATGTCTCTCCGGCACCTAGTTTGGTAGAAGTTTCAGACAAACTGACCGAGCATTTACAAAAAGAGCTAGCATAA
- a CDS encoding ferrous iron transporter B produces the protein MELSYFALIGAPNCGKTVLFNGLTGSHAKVANYPGVTVDKREGAFLDDEAVRIIDLPGTYSLRTTSPDEAVAKDVMVGKMGIPPDAIIAVADATNLRMTLRMILELKTLGLPMVVSLNLSDVARKRGLNIDAAKLSELLDAPVLETVAVSASGVQAVREAVAKLPRKRSFPANPTSAERTLDALDSDKLYQEVESILAQVVRTQMTLPAWHKKLDDIVLHPVWGMIMLLVILFMVFQAVYTWAAPIMDAIEGGFTALGEWIGANMEPGILNDLLVNGVIAGLGSVLVFLPQITILFAFILLLEDSGYLPRAAFLLDNIMAKSGLSGRSFIPLLSSFACAVPAVMSARTINDPRERLVTIAVAPLLTCSARLPVYALIIAAVIPDRTVGGIFNLQGLTLFILYIVGILSAALAAYIMKRLARMKGNVQQFPLLMELPTFRTPNFKHIMTSLWDRVKAFLKRAGTIIFALAVVLWGLVSWPQPPEGATGAAIDYSLAGTLGHAIQPFFAPLGFTWEMCIAMIPGIAAREVVVAALGTVYAVSASSEDAVQNALIPIIHNNWGLPTAFAFLAWYVYAPMCAATLAVIKRETKSTKNMLMITGYLFLMAYFAAFVVYQISSRILSS, from the coding sequence ATGGAACTAAGCTATTTTGCCTTGATTGGCGCGCCAAACTGCGGCAAAACCGTTTTGTTCAACGGTTTGACCGGCTCACATGCCAAGGTTGCCAATTATCCGGGCGTAACTGTCGATAAGCGCGAGGGCGCCTTTCTCGACGACGAGGCCGTCCGCATTATCGACCTGCCGGGCACATACAGCCTACGCACGACCAGCCCCGACGAAGCGGTGGCGAAAGATGTAATGGTAGGCAAGATGGGCATTCCGCCCGATGCCATTATTGCCGTTGCCGACGCGACCAACCTGCGTATGACCCTGCGCATGATTTTGGAACTGAAAACGCTGGGACTGCCTATGGTGGTGTCGCTGAATTTGAGCGACGTGGCCCGCAAAAGGGGCTTGAATATCGACGCGGCCAAACTGAGCGAGTTGTTGGATGCACCTGTTTTGGAAACAGTTGCAGTGAGCGCGTCGGGCGTACAGGCTGTACGCGAAGCCGTGGCGAAGCTGCCGCGCAAACGCTCTTTCCCCGCAAACCCCACCTCTGCCGAACGCACGCTCGATGCGCTGGATAGCGACAAACTTTATCAAGAAGTCGAATCGATTTTGGCACAAGTGGTACGCACCCAGATGACGCTGCCCGCATGGCACAAAAAACTCGACGACATCGTGCTGCACCCCGTCTGGGGCATGATTATGCTGCTGGTGATCCTGTTTATGGTGTTCCAAGCGGTATACACTTGGGCGGCACCGATTATGGATGCCATTGAAGGCGGTTTTACCGCACTGGGAGAATGGATAGGCGCGAACATGGAACCGGGCATCCTCAACGATTTGCTGGTCAACGGCGTCATTGCCGGTTTGGGCAGCGTGTTGGTGTTCCTGCCTCAGATTACGATTTTGTTTGCCTTTATCCTGCTATTGGAAGACTCAGGCTATCTGCCGCGTGCAGCCTTCCTGCTGGATAACATCATGGCAAAAAGCGGTTTGTCCGGCCGTTCGTTTATTCCCCTTTTGTCCAGCTTTGCCTGTGCCGTTCCTGCCGTGATGTCGGCGCGTACCATTAACGACCCGCGCGAACGCCTTGTTACCATCGCGGTTGCGCCGTTGCTGACTTGTTCCGCACGTTTGCCAGTGTATGCGCTGATTATCGCCGCTGTTATTCCTGACCGTACAGTGGGTGGGATTTTCAACCTGCAAGGCCTGACATTGTTTATTCTTTATATCGTAGGCATTCTGTCGGCCGCATTGGCAGCGTATATCATGAAACGCTTGGCGCGGATGAAAGGCAATGTGCAACAATTCCCACTTTTGATGGAATTGCCGACTTTCCGTACGCCTAACTTCAAACACATCATGACCAGCTTGTGGGATAGGGTAAAAGCCTTCCTGAAACGCGCGGGTACCATCATTTTTGCGTTGGCCGTGGTTCTGTGGGGCTTGGTAAGCTGGCCGCAACCGCCTGAAGGCGCAACCGGTGCCGCCATCGATTACAGCTTGGCAGGTACGCTTGGTCATGCTATTCAGCCGTTTTTTGCACCTTTAGGCTTTACTTGGGAAATGTGTATCGCCATGATTCCGGGTATTGCCGCGCGCGAAGTGGTCGTTGCCGCTTTGGGTACTGTTTACGCCGTCAGCGCATCGTCTGAAGATGCAGTACAAAACGCACTGATTCCTATCATACACAACAACTGGGGCTTGCCGACTGCCTTTGCCTTCTTGGCTTGGTATGTGTATGCTCCGATGTGTGCCGCAACTTTGGCCGTAATTAAACGCGAAACCAAATCCACGAAAAATATGCTTATGATTACAGGCTATTTGTTCCTGATGGCTTATTTTGCCGCATTCGTGGTTTACCAAATTTCTTCAAGGATACTATCGTCATGA